Within the Thermus tengchongensis genome, the region AAGGGCCCGCACCCGGTGGAAGACCTCCTCCCGCTTGCGGTCCAGATGGGGGTGGTCCAGGCCGGAGAAGAGGGGCTCGCGGTAAAGGGCCAGGGCCCTCTCTGCGTCCTCCCGTTGCAGGGCCTCCTCCAAGGCGAAGAGGTCGGCCTCCACCCTCTTTAGGCCCTCTTCCCCCAGGTAGGTGGCCACCCCCCAGGGCTCCAGGAGCTTCCGCAGGCGGGCCAGCCAGACGTAGAGGTTGTTGAGGGCCGCCGCCTCAGGCATGTCCGGCCAAAGGGCGAAGGCCACCTCTTCCCGGGGCAGGCCCAGGAGGAGGAGGGCGAAGACCTCCCTGGCCTTGCCCCGGAGTTCTGCAGGCCCCAGGGGGGTGTGCACCTGGAAGGTGCCCAGGACCATCACCCTCAAGGGGGGGATTTCCTCGAGGCGGAGGGCGATGGCCTCTTTCCAGCCGCTTCGCAGCACCTCCCCTAAGGGGTAGGCCCGGGCCAGCTCCGGCCGGTTCCGGGGGAGGAGGCCTAGGGGCAGGAGGCCGGGGAGGACCCTTTCCCTGGCATCGGTCAGGGAGATCAGGGCCTCCAGGTCCCCCCCCTCCCGCAGGAGGCGGTAGCGGGCGGCCTGCCAGTAAAGCCGCTCCAGGCGCTCTTCCGGATAGGGGGGGAGGAGGGAAGGGTCCTGGCGCAACCGCGCCCGGGCCAGGCTGGGGAAGAAGCCGGAAAGGCCTTCAAGGAGGCCCTCGTCCCCCGTGAGCTCCGCCAGGAGGGCCCGGCCCTCCTCTGCCAGGTAGCGGTTTTCCCAGAGCTCCGCCTGGGCCACCAGGCGGCGGAGGGCTTCGGCATCCCCCTCCAGGTGGGCGAGGAGCATCCGGGCCTCGAGGCTCGCCAGGGGGCTTCCGGGCTCCTCCGCCGCCCGCTTCAGGTAGTCCCGGGCCTTCTCCCGTTCCCCCAAAAGGAGGTAGAACCGGCCCAGGTCCCGCAGGTGGCCGGGGAGTACAAAGGGGCGGGAGACCCTCAGGGAGCCTAAGGTTTCCTCCAGGGCCGCGATGCGCTTCAGAAGGGATCCTTTCAGCTCGAACTCCAGGAGGGCCAGGTTGAGGAGGGGGCTGGGGCGGAAGGGGCTACTTGGGGGAAGGCGCCGCAGGGCCTCCTCCAGGAGGGCCAGGGCTTCCTCGGGCCTTCCCTCCTCGTAGGGCACCCGGGCGGCGTCGTTCAGGAAGCGGCCCGCGAGCTCTTCGGGCACCCGCTCCAGGAGCCCCAGGCCCCGCTCCAGGTAGGCCCGGGCCCGGGGGAGGTCCTGGCCCAGCATGGGCTCCGCCAGGTAGTAGGCCAGGTGGCCGCAGGCGGTGAGGGCCACCCTCGGGTCTTCCGCCTCTACCAAGGGCTCCAGAAGGGGGAAGCCCTCCTTCTTACCGCACTGGAGAAGGGCCTCTCCCAGGCGCAGATGGGTCCGGGGGCCTCCTTGCCTGAGGAGGTCGGCGAAGCGGAGGAGCCGTTCCGCAGGAAGGTCTATCTGGATGGGCCGCTCCATGAGCTCCAGAAGCTCCCGGTGGAGCCCGGCCTCATAGAAGGCCTCCGCCAGAACCTCTGGAGGCAGCCTTCCCTCCGCCCGGCGCACCGCCTCCTGCACCTCGGGGAGGAGGTTTTTCCGGGCCATTTCCCGCAGGAGGTTGTGCAGGCGGAAGCCCTGGGGGAGGC harbors:
- a CDS encoding BTAD domain-containing putative transcriptional regulator, with product MALAWQSPVYLERRRLLDLLPEGPGFAIHLEAPAGFGKSVLAGQLAARLPLRTLWASALLGEPKALLARSLGLPEEVPWGAVVAALQEVPSLVVLEDLSGQEDLSPLLRTLPCLLVLASRKPLPYPELPKLLAEGRLVHLGAQDLAFTPEEAQTLFAGREGWEEAHRATGGWPLPLFLSALTGEPPKPQALLQGLRESLSPEELQEGLLLAALPYLPLAHATPATESLFQRGLLRRLPQGFRLHNLLREMARKNLLPEVQEAVRRAEGRLPPEVLAEAFYEAGLHRELLELMERPIQIDLPAERLLRFADLLRQGGPRTHLRLGEALLQCGKKEGFPLLEPLVEAEDPRVALTACGHLAYYLAEPMLGQDLPRARAYLERGLGLLERVPEELAGRFLNDAARVPYEEGRPEEALALLEEALRRLPPSSPFRPSPLLNLALLEFELKGSLLKRIAALEETLGSLRVSRPFVLPGHLRDLGRFYLLLGEREKARDYLKRAAEEPGSPLASLEARMLLAHLEGDAEALRRLVAQAELWENRYLAEEGRALLAELTGDEGLLEGLSGFFPSLARARLRQDPSLLPPYPEERLERLYWQAARYRLLREGGDLEALISLTDARERVLPGLLPLGLLPRNRPELARAYPLGEVLRSGWKEAIALRLEEIPPLRVMVLGTFQVHTPLGPAELRGKAREVFALLLLGLPREEVAFALWPDMPEAAALNNLYVWLARLRKLLEPWGVATYLGEEGLKRVEADLFALEEALQREDAERALALYREPLFSGLDHPHLDRKREEVFHRVRALFLKRREPRLLERLLELDPLDEEALLSLVERCLEQGQRARAERLLEAYRKRLKEELGERASPQVQALLRRLRG